A single genomic interval of uncultured Sphaerochaeta sp. harbors:
- the gtfA gene encoding sucrose phosphorylase: protein MKNGVMLITYPDSMGSNLSDLDTILSKHFSKALTSLHILPFFPSSGDRGFAPYTYEEVDPTFGSWKDIDHLAETYDLVFDYMINHISAKSPLLKEYLAEGPDSPSKDYFIDYETFWGGEPTEEQIQKIYKRKPKDPYETVTFSGGEKRKLWCTFSEEQIDLNVQTDLGESFMEANLARLAQHGAKIIRLDAFAYAYKKKDTDCFFVEPETWQLLAKCRSAVEKYGSDVLPEIHEHYSIQLKLASHSYPVYDFALPMLMLHALYFHQTQYLKNWFAICPRNQYTTLDTHDGIGVVDVYGLLPDEEIEATKEHLYDHGANVKRIYNSETYNNLDIYQINCTYYSALGEDDRAYLLARAVQFFSPGIPQIYYVGMLAGSNDLDLLEKTKEGRNINRHYYTKEEIDEALERPVVVALRLLMELRSSHPAFDGIFQMEEPTDDEHLIITWEHRGRTITLSADFASYSFTIEEGDHTLMRL, encoded by the coding sequence ATGAAGAATGGAGTCATGCTTATCACCTATCCCGATTCAATGGGATCAAATCTTTCCGACTTGGATACCATCCTGTCCAAACATTTCAGCAAGGCATTGACCTCACTGCATATCCTCCCTTTCTTTCCCTCCTCAGGGGACAGGGGCTTTGCACCATACACCTATGAAGAAGTAGACCCTACCTTTGGCTCCTGGAAAGATATCGACCACCTTGCAGAAACCTACGACCTGGTCTTCGACTATATGATCAACCATATCTCTGCCAAGAGCCCATTACTGAAGGAGTATCTCGCCGAAGGCCCTGACTCTCCGAGCAAGGACTACTTCATTGACTACGAGACCTTTTGGGGAGGAGAACCCACGGAGGAACAAATCCAGAAGATCTACAAGCGAAAGCCAAAGGACCCCTATGAGACGGTTACCTTCTCCGGTGGTGAGAAAAGGAAACTCTGGTGCACTTTCAGCGAAGAACAGATTGACTTGAATGTACAGACTGATCTGGGAGAATCCTTCATGGAAGCGAATCTTGCGAGGCTTGCCCAGCATGGAGCGAAGATCATTCGCCTGGATGCGTTTGCCTATGCATACAAGAAGAAGGACACCGACTGTTTCTTCGTAGAGCCGGAAACCTGGCAGTTACTGGCCAAATGCCGGAGTGCAGTCGAGAAATATGGCTCTGATGTGCTGCCTGAAATCCATGAACACTACTCCATTCAGCTTAAGCTTGCCAGCCATAGCTATCCTGTCTATGACTTCGCCTTGCCTATGCTGATGCTCCACGCTCTCTACTTCCACCAGACCCAGTATCTGAAGAACTGGTTTGCCATCTGTCCCAGAAACCAATACACCACACTCGATACCCATGATGGAATCGGCGTGGTGGATGTCTACGGCCTTCTGCCTGACGAAGAGATTGAGGCAACCAAGGAGCATCTCTACGACCATGGGGCGAATGTCAAGAGAATCTACAACAGTGAAACGTACAACAACCTGGATATCTATCAGATCAACTGCACCTACTACTCTGCCCTAGGGGAAGATGATCGTGCATACCTGCTTGCCAGAGCAGTCCAGTTCTTCAGCCCGGGCATTCCCCAGATTTACTATGTAGGAATGCTCGCAGGAAGCAATGACCTGGACCTGCTTGAGAAAACCAAGGAAGGAAGGAACATCAACCGGCATTACTACACCAAGGAAGAGATTGATGAGGCTTTGGAACGGCCAGTTGTGGTAGCGCTCCGATTGCTGATGGAACTTCGCTCCTCCCACCCCGCCTTTGATGGTATCTTCCAGATGGAGGAACCCACTGATGATGAACACCTAATCATTACCTGGGAACACAGGGGAAGAACCATTACCCTGAGCGCTGACTTCGCATCCTACTCCTTCACGATTGAGGAAGGGGACCATACCTTGATGAGGCTATAA
- a CDS encoding tripartite tricarboxylate transporter substrate binding protein produces the protein MKKLLILAVILMLAFPVFANGTQEEALDAYPSRNVRVIIPWSVGGMTDVLTRPVASHLEKQFGVPFVVENKPGGGGVVGSLEIEKSANDGYVIGTTSMSTVSAKYVSPVYPDIHNVELISQVITIPATVTVNADSPFMTLQDLLDYAKANPGKLKNSNSGSGASAHIYASYFEAMAGIKVNHIPYPAYAEAVTALLGGHVDMTNIPLPDLSAHVDSGALRLLAIASAERHPSYPDVPTLKELGIDVVMGNYSGFVAPKGTDPEKVRILDEAIGKAMQDETIRKFLIDAGYQPVYLDRNEFKTVIADAEKQLEFLVNELGVEFVDD, from the coding sequence ATGAAGAAACTGTTGATTTTAGCTGTCATTCTCATGCTTGCTTTCCCTGTATTTGCTAACGGGACGCAGGAAGAGGCTCTTGACGCGTATCCCTCGCGGAATGTAAGGGTTATCATCCCTTGGTCCGTTGGTGGAATGACTGATGTTCTGACCCGACCTGTGGCCAGCCACCTTGAGAAGCAGTTTGGGGTGCCCTTTGTTGTTGAGAACAAACCCGGTGGTGGCGGTGTTGTAGGATCCCTGGAAATTGAAAAATCCGCCAATGATGGCTATGTCATTGGAACCACTTCCATGTCCACTGTCTCTGCAAAGTATGTCTCTCCGGTATACCCAGACATCCACAATGTTGAGTTGATCAGCCAGGTCATCACCATCCCTGCAACGGTTACCGTCAATGCCGACAGCCCGTTCATGACCCTGCAGGACTTGCTGGACTATGCAAAGGCAAACCCTGGAAAGCTTAAGAATTCCAACTCTGGTTCCGGCGCTAGTGCACATATCTATGCTTCTTACTTTGAAGCCATGGCTGGCATCAAAGTGAATCATATCCCGTATCCTGCATATGCAGAAGCGGTAACAGCACTTCTGGGTGGACACGTTGACATGACCAATATCCCACTTCCAGACCTCTCTGCACACGTTGACTCTGGTGCACTGAGACTGCTTGCAATTGCATCTGCTGAGCGTCACCCCTCCTATCCTGATGTACCTACCCTCAAGGAACTTGGTATTGATGTAGTAATGGGTAACTATAGTGGTTTTGTTGCTCCCAAGGGCACCGATCCTGAGAAGGTGAGAATTCTTGACGAAGCAATCGGCAAGGCCATGCAGGACGAGACCATTCGTAAGTTCTTGATCGATGCTGGTTATCAGCCTGTCTACCTTGACCGTAATGAGTTCAAGACGGTTATTGCAGATGCTGAGAAGCAGCTTGAGTTCTTGGTCAACGAGCTCGGTGTTGAGTTTGTTGATGACTAA
- a CDS encoding NADH:flavin oxidoreductase has protein sequence MLDANSILLSSLKIGNRTAQNRFVAQPMEGNDGENGAVSERAIKRYTQLAEGKWGVIVIEALAVKSDALARKNQMVINREHLPGFKKLVSEMKKADPNALILFQITHSGRKSGKDFSQPTALYDPAPHEHLLTTEEIDEIQRLFVEATLLAEEAGADGVDFKMCHGYFGCELLRPANQRDDKWGGSFQNRTRFLSESVKELKTRLKNKDFILGSRISYWEGIKGGCGTKSADDAVEDLTEMDEVIRLMVNLGLDYVNVSAGIPGVTSEITRPTATSKWFYLHQFRYARRAKALVGDAMKVFGSAYSVLKEEALPLAEENLQNGDTDFVGWGRQTLADPLFPKRLALGEQVDYCKLCSGCSKLMVKQEKVKCIIYPVIKE, from the coding sequence ATGCTTGATGCGAATAGTATATTGCTCAGTTCACTGAAAATTGGAAATCGTACTGCACAGAACCGCTTTGTTGCCCAACCAATGGAAGGGAATGACGGGGAAAATGGAGCAGTATCAGAGCGCGCAATCAAGCGCTATACACAGCTTGCAGAGGGGAAGTGGGGTGTCATCGTTATTGAGGCACTTGCAGTAAAAAGTGATGCCTTGGCAAGAAAGAACCAGATGGTGATCAACAGAGAACACCTTCCGGGATTCAAGAAGCTGGTTTCAGAGATGAAAAAGGCCGACCCCAATGCCCTGATTCTTTTCCAGATCACCCACTCAGGACGCAAGAGTGGCAAGGACTTTTCCCAGCCGACTGCCTTGTATGACCCAGCACCCCATGAGCACTTGCTCACCACCGAGGAAATTGATGAAATACAACGCCTGTTTGTGGAAGCAACCCTGCTCGCAGAAGAGGCAGGTGCCGATGGGGTTGATTTCAAGATGTGCCATGGCTACTTCGGGTGTGAATTGCTTCGTCCTGCAAACCAGAGAGATGACAAGTGGGGAGGTTCCTTCCAGAACCGCACCCGGTTCCTCTCTGAGTCTGTGAAGGAACTGAAAACCCGTCTGAAGAACAAGGACTTCATCCTTGGCAGCAGGATCAGCTACTGGGAAGGGATCAAGGGCGGTTGTGGAACAAAGAGCGCTGATGACGCGGTGGAAGATCTAACCGAGATGGACGAGGTGATCCGTCTTATGGTCAACCTTGGCCTGGATTATGTGAATGTCTCAGCAGGAATTCCTGGGGTAACCAGTGAAATCACCCGACCGACTGCAACCTCCAAGTGGTTCTATCTTCACCAGTTCAGGTATGCCCGAAGGGCGAAAGCCTTGGTCGGGGATGCAATGAAGGTGTTTGGTTCTGCCTACTCTGTCCTCAAGGAAGAAGCACTTCCCCTTGCAGAAGAGAACTTGCAGAACGGGGACACAGACTTCGTAGGTTGGGGAAGACAGACACTTGCCGACCCACTATTCCCGAAACGCCTTGCTCTGGGGGAGCAGGTGGATTATTGTAAACTTTGTTCGGGCTGTTCAAAACTCATGGTGAAACAGGAGAAGGTGAAGTGCATCATCTACCCTGTGATAAAAGAATAG
- a CDS encoding LacI family DNA-binding transcriptional regulator produces the protein MPTIKDVALKAGVTVTTVSRVMNNRGYLSEKTKEKVRQAMQELDYHPSEVARSLAQKQTTLLGVIVPSLLHPYYSEVINALEYHASILGLKLLVCNAQRNAQKEAEYIDMLKANKVAGIILCTQSRNAVRSLVNLPVVTLERSISPSVPAVLCDNEMGGRLAAEHLLSQGCKHLVMINGGRSSEERVQGFRQRCEEASVSFQVVQASKRQFNQLDYADLINTLFTDNPAIDGVFASSDVIAAQVIQICHKRGLCIPKEVKVIGFDDVDLARLLSPALSTIHQPIEELCAQAIQTIVGWENTKRQSRIVLPVSLIQRSST, from the coding sequence ATGCCAACGATTAAGGATGTTGCCCTTAAAGCAGGTGTTACTGTCACTACCGTATCCAGGGTCATGAACAACCGGGGCTATTTAAGTGAGAAAACAAAGGAGAAAGTGCGTCAGGCAATGCAGGAGCTGGATTACCATCCCAGTGAGGTAGCTCGCTCCCTTGCCCAGAAACAAACAACCTTGCTGGGAGTTATCGTCCCCTCCCTCTTGCATCCTTACTACAGCGAGGTGATCAACGCCTTGGAGTACCACGCCTCCATCCTTGGCTTGAAGCTCCTTGTCTGCAATGCACAACGCAATGCACAAAAGGAGGCCGAGTACATCGACATGCTCAAGGCAAACAAGGTTGCCGGGATCATTCTCTGCACCCAGAGCAGGAATGCTGTCCGCTCTCTCGTCAATCTCCCGGTGGTTACCCTAGAGCGCTCCATCAGCCCCTCGGTCCCAGCCGTTCTGTGCGACAACGAGATGGGAGGGCGTCTCGCTGCAGAGCATTTACTATCACAGGGGTGCAAGCATCTGGTCATGATAAACGGGGGGAGATCAAGCGAGGAGCGTGTACAGGGGTTTAGGCAGAGGTGTGAGGAGGCTTCAGTTTCCTTCCAAGTGGTACAGGCAAGCAAACGACAGTTCAATCAGCTTGACTACGCAGACCTGATCAATACACTCTTCACTGACAACCCCGCTATCGATGGCGTATTTGCTTCAAGTGACGTCATTGCCGCCCAAGTCATCCAGATCTGCCATAAGAGAGGACTGTGCATCCCTAAAGAAGTCAAGGTCATCGGGTTTGACGATGTTGATCTTGCCCGGCTCCTGAGCCCGGCACTCTCTACCATACATCAGCCGATCGAAGAACTCTGCGCACAGGCAATCCAGACCATTGTTGGCTGGGAGAATACAAAAAGGCAAAGCCGCATTGTACTCCCCGTCAGCCTGATTCAGCGATCCAGTACCTGA
- a CDS encoding LacI family DNA-binding transcriptional regulator, giving the protein MTKRVTVYDISKRLGLSPSTVSRVLNNSSLISTEKKELILRTAEEMGYQKRAIKRQKGRAIINIRLFLPKTQFSYIHLFYDVAELIEGIQHGFGETRVNIITSLNDGDLSLFDSKKLGDIDGCIFAFTKPSDALEELLEDRSVPFILLNRSNPEHNYVLVDNLVGMDALVNAMYTKRGKSLKPCYVGFSKLPSVSEQREMGVYKGCVARNIPFDREKDVIMVDSLTELREKVLPAIEKHSYNGVFCFNDLMAVSLYQTALRRNWRVPDLFSLTGFDNSPMLQLLDQRIDTIEFSLLKLGKEAGMWLNGRIINRLDNAIQKALEGDYIVGETI; this is encoded by the coding sequence ATGACAAAGCGAGTAACGGTATATGATATTTCGAAACGGCTGGGACTGAGTCCCAGTACCGTTTCGAGGGTACTCAACAACTCTTCCCTCATCAGTACAGAGAAGAAGGAACTCATCCTTCGTACTGCAGAAGAGATGGGGTACCAAAAACGAGCGATCAAGCGACAGAAGGGACGGGCAATTATCAATATCCGCCTGTTCCTTCCCAAGACCCAGTTCAGTTACATCCATCTCTTCTATGATGTGGCTGAATTGATCGAAGGTATCCAGCATGGATTCGGCGAAACTCGTGTGAATATCATTACCAGCCTGAATGATGGCGATCTCTCGCTCTTCGACTCCAAGAAACTTGGGGACATCGATGGGTGCATTTTCGCATTCACCAAACCCTCTGATGCCCTTGAGGAACTTCTGGAAGACCGTTCTGTCCCGTTCATCCTTCTGAACCGTTCAAACCCTGAACACAACTATGTGTTGGTGGATAACCTGGTCGGTATGGATGCCTTGGTGAATGCGATGTACACGAAACGGGGGAAATCTCTCAAGCCTTGTTACGTCGGCTTCTCGAAACTCCCTTCGGTAAGTGAACAACGTGAGATGGGCGTCTATAAAGGGTGTGTGGCCCGTAATATTCCCTTTGACCGTGAGAAGGATGTGATCATGGTGGACTCCCTCACTGAACTACGTGAGAAAGTACTGCCTGCAATAGAGAAGCACTCCTATAACGGGGTTTTCTGCTTCAATGACCTTATGGCTGTTTCTCTTTACCAAACTGCCCTGAGAAGAAATTGGAGGGTTCCTGACCTGTTTTCCCTCACAGGATTTGACAACTCCCCCATGTTGCAACTATTGGACCAGAGGATCGACACCATTGAGTTTTCTCTTCTGAAATTGGGAAAAGAAGCGGGGATGTGGTTGAACGGTCGCATTATCAATCGCTTGGATAATGCAATCCAGAAAGCCTTGGAAGGGGATTATATCGTAGGAGAAACAATCTAG
- a CDS encoding 3-ketoacyl-ACP reductase, translated as MPQTILVTGGSRGIGRGICLSLASQGYSVIINYAGNKEAALETQHLCQEAATDKNQAFFIIQGDISDEQQQNQLVSQAFAFTGSLDGLVNNAGVAPKKRADLLQMSPESYDRLMYTNLRGPVFLTQKIANRWQENSTLQGKIIVFITSVSATMVSVNRGEYCISKAGLGMAASLFSTRLAPEGALVYEIRPGIIKTDMTSAVEGKYDSLLAEGLVPQMRWGTPQDIGKTVSSLFEGALPFSSGTVITVDGGLAIPRL; from the coding sequence ATGCCACAAACCATTCTGGTCACCGGCGGAAGCCGAGGAATTGGAAGAGGAATCTGCCTCTCGCTCGCCTCACAGGGGTACTCGGTTATCATAAACTATGCAGGGAACAAGGAAGCTGCCTTGGAAACCCAACATCTATGCCAAGAAGCCGCGACTGACAAAAACCAAGCTTTCTTCATCATACAAGGCGACATCTCCGATGAACAACAGCAAAACCAACTCGTCTCCCAAGCATTCGCATTCACCGGTTCACTGGATGGGCTGGTCAATAACGCAGGTGTTGCACCAAAAAAACGAGCAGACTTGTTGCAGATGAGCCCAGAATCGTATGACCGACTTATGTACACAAACCTGAGAGGACCTGTCTTTCTTACCCAGAAGATTGCAAACCGATGGCAAGAAAACTCCACTTTGCAAGGAAAGATCATCGTATTCATCACTTCTGTCTCAGCTACCATGGTGTCGGTAAACCGAGGCGAGTACTGCATCAGCAAGGCAGGGCTGGGGATGGCTGCATCCCTCTTCTCAACCCGACTTGCACCTGAGGGTGCACTCGTGTACGAAATCCGACCGGGTATCATCAAGACCGATATGACCTCAGCGGTAGAGGGAAAGTATGACTCCCTGCTTGCAGAAGGGCTGGTACCACAGATGCGCTGGGGTACACCCCAGGACATCGGCAAGACGGTAAGCTCCCTCTTCGAGGGTGCGCTCCCCTTCTCCAGTGGAACAGTCATCACCGTTGATGGCGGACTTGCGATCCCTAGGCTGTAA
- a CDS encoding FAD-binding protein — MVDASEQYLFQGYTLSVYQTGVLIIGSGAASLSCAIHLHKMGCNEMLIVTDNRNGGTSRNTGSDKQTYYRQSDASHVPDSPYAMVESYIRGGATHGDIAFIEAQNSLRAFYNLVSLGMEFPHNRYGGYTGYKTDHDPSSRGISLGPYTSREMVRVLSTEVQRNGTPLWDQCDVVRLLTDENDQMVGAVILDKTKLQEENHGLSVILADHVVLGTGGPAGFYASSVYPRVHVGSIGLAMEIGAEAANLTESQFGIASIKFRWNLSGSYQQVLPRYYSTDKEGNNPEDFLSPYFSSWEALTNAVFLKGYQWPFDAAKIPDEGSSLIDLLVYQETQVKGRRVFMDFRENLSGKSEWSDFSKSCVASSALGYLQTSGAWADTPYERLQLLNQAAIDMYASNHIDLSHEPLEIDVCAQHNNGGLAADIWWESTNIAHLYPIGEVNGSHGVSRPGGSALNAGQVGALRAATRIVGYGTPKRSTVQACKKQIDDLIEYIKHVTSDERSNLQEAKMLLDTQQSVLQHRMSRSAGPIRAHSLVENALVDAKEQQSTLASVTGIPSVYLPKVLRLRHMVLAQVWYLYAIKTYLERGGGSRGSYLVVSEEGETPHPLLATYSMVPEERSLRSYVQVIDLGDSNSLQCRWDTCREVPSETFWFERVWREFKEKSYLNT, encoded by the coding sequence ATGGTTGATGCAAGTGAACAATATCTATTCCAAGGATACACACTTTCTGTATATCAAACAGGTGTCTTGATCATAGGCTCTGGTGCAGCCTCCCTCTCGTGTGCCATCCATCTGCATAAGATGGGGTGCAACGAGATGCTTATCGTTACCGATAATCGTAATGGGGGTACCAGCCGTAATACTGGGAGTGACAAACAGACGTACTATCGCCAAAGTGATGCCAGCCATGTTCCCGATTCCCCCTACGCGATGGTGGAGTCATACATCCGTGGTGGAGCTACCCACGGGGATATTGCATTTATTGAGGCCCAAAACTCTCTCCGTGCATTCTATAACCTGGTCTCGTTGGGGATGGAATTCCCTCACAACCGCTATGGTGGATACACCGGGTATAAAACCGACCACGACCCAAGTTCCAGAGGGATATCGCTTGGTCCCTATACCTCCAGGGAGATGGTAAGGGTCCTTAGTACTGAAGTCCAAAGAAATGGTACACCGTTGTGGGACCAGTGTGATGTGGTGCGCCTGCTTACTGATGAGAATGATCAGATGGTGGGAGCCGTCATTCTGGATAAGACAAAATTGCAAGAGGAAAACCATGGATTGTCAGTTATCCTTGCCGATCATGTGGTCCTGGGAACCGGTGGACCTGCAGGTTTTTACGCCTCTTCAGTTTATCCTAGAGTACACGTAGGAAGTATTGGTCTGGCCATGGAGATTGGAGCAGAAGCAGCAAACCTGACTGAGTCCCAGTTTGGCATCGCAAGCATCAAGTTCAGATGGAACCTCTCGGGAAGTTACCAGCAGGTACTTCCCCGTTATTACAGCACTGACAAAGAAGGGAATAATCCTGAGGATTTCCTCTCTCCCTACTTCTCCTCCTGGGAAGCCCTGACCAATGCAGTCTTTCTTAAAGGCTACCAGTGGCCATTCGATGCAGCAAAAATTCCCGATGAAGGCTCTTCCTTGATCGATTTGTTGGTGTATCAGGAGACACAGGTGAAGGGAAGACGGGTTTTCATGGATTTCCGTGAGAACCTTAGTGGGAAGAGCGAATGGAGTGACTTTTCCAAATCATGTGTTGCTTCCAGTGCCTTGGGGTACCTGCAGACATCCGGAGCTTGGGCTGATACACCCTATGAACGGCTTCAACTGCTCAATCAGGCTGCAATTGACATGTATGCAAGTAATCATATCGATCTCTCCCACGAGCCCTTGGAGATAGATGTGTGTGCGCAACACAACAACGGTGGACTCGCTGCAGATATCTGGTGGGAGTCCACAAATATCGCTCATCTCTATCCCATTGGGGAGGTGAACGGGAGTCATGGTGTAAGTAGGCCTGGGGGCAGTGCATTGAACGCTGGACAGGTAGGAGCTTTACGAGCTGCTACAAGGATTGTGGGATATGGTACTCCTAAGCGTTCTACAGTTCAGGCTTGCAAAAAACAGATCGATGACCTGATCGAATACATCAAGCACGTTACATCCGACGAGAGAAGTAACTTGCAGGAAGCAAAGATGCTGCTTGATACCCAACAGTCAGTGCTACAACACAGGATGTCTCGCTCAGCTGGGCCTATCCGGGCGCACTCCTTGGTGGAAAATGCCTTGGTGGATGCGAAAGAGCAACAATCTACGCTTGCAAGCGTAACCGGCATACCCTCAGTGTATCTACCAAAGGTACTACGATTAAGACATATGGTCTTAGCCCAGGTGTGGTACTTGTATGCCATTAAAACGTATTTGGAAAGAGGAGGTGGAAGTAGGGGATCATATCTTGTGGTATCTGAGGAAGGAGAGACTCCACACCCCTTGTTGGCTACCTATAGCATGGTGCCCGAGGAGAGGTCCTTGCGTTCATACGTTCAGGTTATAGACCTGGGTGACTCAAATTCTCTCCAATGCAGATGGGATACCTGTAGGGAAGTTCCATCAGAGACCTTCTGGTTCGAGCGTGTTTGGCGGGAATTCAAGGAAAAATCCTATCTCAACACATAG
- a CDS encoding tripartite tricarboxylate transporter permease encodes MELFSMDLYLSGLQQFTNPAMFLSSFLGVLVGIVFGALPGLTATMTIAVFIPFTFGMSPYISFAFLLGLYTGAVYGGSISAILINIPGTPSAIATSLDGYPMSQAGRAGEAIGISTISSTIGGFLSVFVLMFAAPAIASVALKFSAEEYVGITLIGLSIIAIISPGSTIKGLIAGVIGLIIGIVGLDPITGYPRFIMGQAELLEGIDSIPVMIGMYGLSEMLVQISSAEYKVTVEQKLSKIVPPWKDIKRIFGTVVRSSFIGVLIGALPAAGGSIASLVAYGQEKRLGKHRDLLGTGIIEGIAAPEAANNASTGGALIPMLTLGIPGDAMTAVLMGGLIIQGLRPGPLLFQQQMPFVSSIFISLLLSVVFMCILGLLGARVYAKLISFPKKYLIPAILVFGLVGSYAISNSIFDIWVLIISGVVGFLFRKIGLPIAPIILGMILGPLFESNFRRALMLNEGNWATFVQRPISLFFLVVVVVVLAGPVVMKKLKKIITNTKGV; translated from the coding sequence ATGGAATTGTTTTCAATGGATTTATATCTTTCAGGATTGCAGCAATTTACCAACCCAGCCATGTTCCTTTCCTCCTTCCTGGGGGTATTGGTAGGAATTGTGTTCGGAGCCTTGCCCGGACTTACTGCAACCATGACCATTGCCGTATTCATCCCCTTTACCTTTGGGATGTCACCCTATATCTCCTTTGCCTTCTTGTTGGGGCTGTATACCGGAGCAGTGTATGGAGGGTCGATTTCGGCCATCCTGATCAACATCCCGGGAACACCTTCAGCTATCGCAACCAGTTTGGACGGTTATCCGATGAGCCAGGCTGGACGAGCAGGAGAGGCCATCGGTATTTCCACGATTAGTTCCACCATTGGGGGATTCCTCAGTGTGTTTGTCCTGATGTTTGCAGCACCAGCCATTGCCAGTGTTGCCCTGAAATTCAGTGCAGAGGAATATGTAGGGATTACCCTTATCGGGCTAAGTATCATTGCAATCATCTCACCTGGTTCCACCATCAAGGGGCTGATCGCCGGAGTTATCGGTCTGATCATCGGAATTGTTGGCTTGGACCCCATCACCGGATATCCCCGGTTCATCATGGGACAGGCAGAGCTGTTGGAAGGAATCGACTCAATCCCGGTTATGATTGGTATGTATGGTCTCTCTGAGATGCTCGTGCAGATCTCCAGCGCCGAATACAAGGTAACTGTTGAACAGAAGTTGAGTAAGATTGTTCCTCCCTGGAAGGATATCAAGAGAATATTTGGTACAGTAGTGCGATCTTCCTTTATTGGTGTCTTGATCGGTGCACTTCCTGCAGCCGGTGGCTCAATTGCTTCCTTGGTCGCCTATGGACAGGAAAAGCGTCTGGGCAAACACCGAGACCTGCTTGGTACCGGTATTATTGAGGGAATTGCCGCTCCGGAGGCTGCAAATAATGCAAGCACCGGTGGTGCCTTGATCCCCATGCTTACCCTCGGAATCCCAGGGGATGCGATGACCGCAGTCTTGATGGGTGGCCTTATCATCCAGGGACTTCGTCCAGGTCCACTGTTGTTCCAACAGCAGATGCCGTTCGTCTCCTCAATCTTCATCAGCTTGCTGCTCTCGGTAGTCTTTATGTGCATCCTTGGCTTGCTTGGTGCACGCGTATATGCAAAGCTGATCAGCTTCCCGAAGAAGTATCTCATCCCAGCCATCCTGGTTTTTGGGTTGGTCGGCAGCTATGCCATCAGCAACTCAATCTTTGATATCTGGGTACTCATCATCAGTGGTGTGGTCGGGTTCCTCTTCAGGAAGATCGGCTTGCCCATTGCACCGATTATTCTTGGAATGATCCTCGGACCCTTGTTTGAGAGCAATTTCAGACGTGCCTTGATGTTGAACGAAGGTAATTGGGCTACATTTGTCCAGAGACCCATCAGTCTGTTCTTCCTGGTTGTCGTGGTGGTGGTACTTGCCGGCCCAGTAGTCATGAAGAAACTCAAGAAAATCATTACAAATACCAAGGGAGTATAA
- a CDS encoding tripartite tricarboxylate transporter TctB family protein translates to MTKKNMDILAGIGFFAFAGLLFIAAGFMPTREGGIAALNTGFYPRMLSIILAVLSVLMIIEAIRKQYVQKDVEAWWTTKAAFSLFAVTLILLVLYPFIMKFLGFATASLIFITTLTWMLSDKAHRRPLVIGGISLALTVIVYIIFKMVLAIPFPQGMLI, encoded by the coding sequence ATGACTAAAAAAAACATGGATATCCTGGCAGGAATCGGGTTCTTCGCATTTGCAGGCCTGCTTTTCATCGCAGCTGGGTTCATGCCAACCCGTGAAGGTGGTATCGCTGCACTCAATACAGGGTTTTATCCAAGAATGCTTTCCATCATCCTTGCTGTCTTGTCAGTATTGATGATCATTGAAGCTATCCGCAAACAGTATGTACAGAAAGACGTTGAAGCATGGTGGACCACTAAGGCTGCTTTCTCCCTCTTCGCTGTTACGCTTATCCTGCTGGTACTGTACCCCTTTATCATGAAATTTCTTGGCTTTGCCACTGCAAGCCTGATCTTCATCACCACACTCACCTGGATGTTGAGTGACAAAGCACACCGCAGACCCTTGGTTATCGGGGGAATCTCCCTTGCGCTGACTGTAATCGTCTATATCATCTTCAAGATGGTACTTGCCATCCCCTTCCCACAAGGGATGTTGATCTAA